From Luteitalea sp., the proteins below share one genomic window:
- a CDS encoding 50S ribosomal protein L25 yields the protein MAAVLEAAKRETRGKNAAHRLRTQGQVPAVVYSGGMENIAVAVDAKTLSRILHSDSGVNSLIDLSLDESSAKVLVKDFQLDPVTHEILHADFFRVAMHKQLTISVPVMLKGEARGVKQQTGMLDFVTREIEVECLPGDIPEHIEIDVSELVIGDGVRVGDLPPNDKWQAVSEPETMIVHIVAPHVEKAPEEEVAVEPAVAEPELIKKGKPEKEAE from the coding sequence ATGGCAGCAGTACTCGAAGCGGCCAAGCGAGAGACGCGCGGCAAGAACGCAGCGCACCGGCTCCGAACGCAGGGTCAGGTTCCGGCGGTCGTCTACAGCGGGGGAATGGAGAACATCGCCGTCGCAGTAGATGCCAAGACGCTCTCGCGCATCCTGCACTCCGACAGCGGCGTGAACAGCCTGATCGACCTGAGCCTCGACGAGAGCTCTGCGAAGGTCCTCGTCAAGGACTTTCAGCTCGATCCGGTGACGCACGAGATTCTGCACGCGGACTTCTTCCGCGTGGCGATGCACAAGCAGCTGACGATCTCAGTGCCGGTCATGCTGAAGGGCGAGGCGCGAGGAGTGAAGCAGCAGACTGGCATGTTGGACTTCGTGACACGAGAGATCGAGGTGGAATGCTTGCCGGGGGACATCCCCGAGCACATCGAGATCGATGTCAGCGAGCTGGTGATCGGTGATGGTGTGCGCGTTGGCGATCTGCCGCCGAATGACAAATGGCAGGCGGTGAGCGAGCCCGAGACGATGATCGTCCACATCGTCGCGCCACACGTCGAGAAGGCACCGGAAGAGGAAGTCGCCGTTGAGCCGGCTGTCGCCGAGCCCGAGCTGATCAAGAAGGGGAAGCCTGAGAAGGAAGCGGAGTGA
- the prs gene encoding ribose-phosphate diphosphokinase, with protein MGRTDLKLFSGTAHPQLAQDIADVLCVPLGQSRLERFPDSEVAFQIDENIRGTDVFVIQPTCRPVDSNIMELCVMLDAFRRSSASRITAVLPYYGYARQDRKDKPRVPISAKLVANLLIAAGASRILTMDLHKAQIQGFFDIPVDHLFAAPVIVDFLARQQYAKLTIVSPDAGGAERARAYAKRLGGELAIIDKRRSTETGAAEVMHVIGDVSGRTCVITDDIIDTAGTMQRAATALKESGAERVIGCSVHAVLSGPALERMEQAPLEQLVVTDTIPLDGDATHLPKIRVLSVARLLGQAIRSIHEETSVSSLFV; from the coding sequence ATGGGACGGACGGACTTGAAGCTGTTTTCAGGAACCGCGCATCCACAACTCGCACAGGACATTGCCGACGTGCTCTGTGTGCCGCTTGGTCAGTCGCGGTTGGAGCGGTTTCCAGACAGTGAGGTGGCATTCCAGATCGACGAGAACATCCGCGGCACGGACGTGTTCGTGATTCAGCCTACGTGCCGCCCCGTCGATTCGAACATCATGGAGCTGTGCGTGATGCTCGATGCGTTCCGACGATCATCGGCGTCGCGCATCACGGCGGTGCTGCCGTACTACGGTTACGCGCGACAGGATCGCAAGGACAAGCCGCGCGTGCCGATCTCCGCCAAGCTGGTCGCGAATCTGCTCATTGCAGCGGGGGCCAGCCGTATTCTCACGATGGATTTGCACAAGGCGCAGATCCAGGGGTTCTTTGACATTCCGGTCGACCACTTGTTCGCTGCGCCGGTCATTGTCGACTTTCTCGCGCGGCAACAGTACGCGAAGCTGACCATCGTTTCGCCTGACGCCGGCGGTGCCGAGCGCGCGCGCGCGTATGCGAAGCGCCTCGGTGGAGAGCTCGCGATTATCGACAAGCGGCGCAGCACTGAGACGGGCGCTGCGGAAGTCATGCACGTGATCGGCGATGTCTCAGGCCGGACCTGCGTGATCACGGACGATATCATCGACACGGCCGGGACGATGCAGCGCGCCGCCACTGCGCTCAAAGAGAGCGGAGCCGAGCGCGTGATTGGCTGCTCTGTGCACGCCGTGTTGTCTGGTCCGGCCCTCGAGCGTATGGAGCAGGCGCCTCTCGAGCAGCTCGTCGTGACCGATACGATCCCGCTCGACGGCGACGCGACGCATCTGCCGAAGATTCGTGTGCTGTCGGTCGCGCGTCTGCTGGGCCAGGCCATTCGGAGTATCCATGAAGAAACGTCGGTTTCTTCGCTGTTTGTATAG
- the rpsR gene encoding 30S ribosomal protein S18 — MRTQGHGQQGDASGYGRSGGRGRGAGRGGGDKRERRPSSRRRKVCKFRTEKIDFIDYKDVRLISQFVPERGKIQPSRLSGTSAKYQRKLAVAIKRARFLALLPYATE, encoded by the coding sequence ATGCGCACGCAGGGACACGGACAGCAGGGCGACGCGTCCGGATACGGCAGATCAGGCGGTCGGGGGCGCGGCGCCGGGCGCGGTGGTGGTGACAAGCGGGAGCGGCGACCGTCGTCGCGCCGGCGGAAGGTCTGTAAGTTCCGAACGGAGAAGATCGACTTCATCGACTACAAGGATGTGCGGCTCATCTCCCAGTTCGTCCCGGAGCGCGGCAAGATCCAGCCGAGCCGGCTGTCGGGTACGAGCGCGAAATATCAGCGCAAGCTCGCCGTTGCCATCAAGCGAGCGCGCTTTCTTGCACTGCTCCCGTACGCAACCGAATAA
- the rpsF gene encoding 30S ribosomal protein S6: MTAQRQYELVYIVSPEATDEQAKEIDQLIQEVVTRHQGTVDNTENWGRRKLAFQIKHKREGVYVVMVISGLGDMVKEIERRLKVHDFVLRHLVVRVDEDLRKAARIRARREEQAARRQAARGSTADSAGEPAEPPTTDSTESGLANGSAGSATQPEA; this comes from the coding sequence ATGACCGCACAACGCCAGTACGAGCTCGTTTACATCGTGTCGCCTGAAGCGACCGATGAACAAGCCAAAGAAATCGACCAGCTGATCCAGGAGGTTGTCACCCGCCATCAGGGTACGGTCGACAACACGGAAAATTGGGGGCGTCGCAAGCTGGCCTTCCAGATCAAACACAAGCGCGAAGGGGTCTATGTCGTCATGGTCATCAGTGGCCTCGGTGACATGGTCAAGGAGATCGAGCGACGCCTGAAGGTGCACGACTTCGTGTTGCGACACTTGGTCGTCCGCGTCGACGAGGATTTGCGGAAGGCAGCCCGCATCCGCGCACGTCGGGAGGAGCAGGCAGCGCGGCGCCAGGCGGCGCGCGGGTCGACCGCGGACTCGGCCGGCGAGCCTGCCGAGCCGCCGACGACGGATTCCACGGAATCAGGATTGGCAAACGGGTCGGCAGGGTCGGCCACGCAGCCGGAGGCATGA
- a CDS encoding DUF3416 domain-containing protein encodes MERHIVIDTVSPRVDCGRYPVKWIVAEPCVVEATLFRDGHELIQAVVAWRRRSEKRATEAAMTLVNPGLDRWQAELRFPEPGRYVYTIRAWTDRYGSWLADLRKRVEGGQRDVRSEVLEGLEHLVRFRTRARTADRRRLDETVEMLSSPDDARAALDLASSVAELAARLDTRADLVVFKPEIEIVVERERARAGAWYELFVRSQGTEPGKPATFADAERRLPDIRTMGFDVVYLAPIHPIGHTHRKGRNNQLVARPDDPGSPWAIGSEAGGHDSVDPALGTLEDFDRFVEAADALDMEIALDFAIQVSPDHPWVREHPEWFYHRPDGSIKYAENPPKKYEDIYPLNFDCDDRSALWEEIRRVLLFWIDHGVKIFRVDNPHTKPQAFWQWLIDEIHAEHPDVIFLAEAFTRPPMMMTLTKAGFSQSYTYFTWRNTKAELTEYLTELAQPDAVTAFRPNFFANTPDILPRILADGGRPAFEMRLVLAATLSPSYGIYSGFELCERSWMPHHAIPGDIEYADSEKYEVKVRDWDAPGHIKDLIARVNRIRQENPALQRLETLRFLDTDSDHLLAYAKWSIDHTNVLLVCVNLDPHRPHECHVHVPADVARVASGASYVVRDLLTDASYTWSDHNYVRLDPDRVPAHILRVERA; translated from the coding sequence ATGGAACGCCACATTGTCATCGACACGGTCTCGCCACGGGTCGATTGCGGGCGCTACCCCGTCAAGTGGATAGTCGCGGAGCCGTGTGTGGTCGAGGCCACCCTCTTTCGCGATGGGCACGAGCTCATCCAAGCGGTTGTCGCCTGGCGGAGGCGGAGCGAGAAGCGGGCGACGGAAGCGGCGATGACGCTCGTCAACCCAGGACTCGATCGCTGGCAGGCCGAGCTGCGGTTTCCCGAGCCAGGCCGCTACGTGTACACGATTCGCGCATGGACCGATCGCTACGGCTCCTGGCTCGCGGATCTGCGGAAGCGCGTGGAAGGCGGGCAGCGCGATGTCCGGAGTGAGGTGCTGGAGGGACTGGAGCACCTCGTGCGGTTTCGCACGCGCGCCCGTACCGCCGACCGGCGCCGGCTCGATGAGACCGTCGAGATGTTGTCGTCGCCGGACGATGCGCGCGCGGCGCTCGACCTGGCTTCCTCTGTCGCGGAGCTCGCCGCGCGTCTCGATACGCGTGCGGACCTCGTCGTCTTCAAGCCGGAGATCGAGATCGTCGTCGAGCGGGAGCGAGCACGAGCCGGGGCCTGGTACGAGCTCTTCGTGCGCTCGCAGGGCACAGAGCCGGGCAAGCCGGCCACCTTCGCGGACGCGGAGCGCCGCCTGCCGGACATTCGCACGATGGGATTCGACGTGGTCTACCTCGCGCCAATTCATCCCATCGGCCACACGCACCGCAAGGGGCGCAACAACCAACTCGTGGCGAGGCCTGACGACCCCGGCAGCCCGTGGGCAATCGGCAGCGAGGCGGGCGGGCATGACAGCGTGGACCCCGCGCTGGGCACGCTGGAGGACTTCGACCGCTTCGTGGAAGCGGCCGACGCCCTGGACATGGAGATTGCCCTCGACTTCGCGATCCAAGTGTCTCCTGATCATCCGTGGGTACGGGAGCACCCGGAGTGGTTCTATCACCGCCCCGACGGCAGTATCAAGTACGCAGAGAATCCGCCGAAGAAATATGAGGACATCTATCCATTGAACTTCGACTGCGACGATCGGTCCGCCCTCTGGGAGGAGATTCGTCGAGTCCTGCTGTTTTGGATCGATCATGGCGTGAAGATCTTTCGCGTGGACAACCCCCACACCAAGCCTCAGGCATTCTGGCAGTGGCTCATTGATGAAATCCACGCCGAGCACCCCGACGTGATCTTCTTGGCAGAAGCGTTCACGCGGCCGCCAATGATGATGACGCTGACCAAGGCGGGATTCAGCCAGTCCTACACCTACTTCACGTGGCGCAACACGAAGGCAGAGCTGACCGAGTATTTGACCGAGCTGGCGCAGCCCGACGCGGTGACCGCCTTCCGGCCAAACTTCTTCGCGAACACACCTGACATTCTGCCACGCATTCTCGCAGATGGCGGGCGGCCTGCCTTCGAGATGCGCCTCGTGCTGGCTGCGACGCTCTCTCCCTCTTATGGCATCTACAGCGGCTTCGAGCTCTGTGAGAGGAGCTGGATGCCCCACCATGCGATTCCAGGCGACATCGAGTACGCGGACTCGGAGAAGTACGAGGTGAAAGTGCGCGATTGGGACGCGCCGGGCCACATCAAGGATCTCATCGCCCGCGTCAACCGCATCCGCCAGGAGAATCCAGCGCTGCAACGTCTGGAAACGCTGCGGTTCCTGGACACCGACAGCGACCATCTCTTGGCGTACGCGAAATGGTCGATCGATCACACGAACGTCCTTCTCGTGTGCGTCAACCTCGATCCGCACCGACCGCACGAGTGTCACGTTCACGTTCCGGCCGACGTCGCGCGCGTCGCTTCGGGCGCGTCCTACGTCGTTCGAGACCTGTTGACCGACGCGTCGTACACGTGGTCCGATCACAACTACGTCCGCCTCGACCCGGATCGAGTGCCAGCGCATATCTTGCGCGTCGAGCGCGCTTGA
- a CDS encoding aminoacyl-tRNA hydrolase, giving the protein MKLIAGLGNPGPRYQDTYHNVGFAVVDELARRHGVRFEGAPADALMARVRQLGDGLLLVKPLTYMNLSGVAVGELQRYYKVAPQDVLIVLDEVALPLGRLRVRAAGSAGGHNGLESVVNALGTTAVPRLRIGIGRGDPRRDLVDRVLSRVATEERVLLTDAIGRAADAAEVFVLDGVEHAMNRYNSGIGIQDSGIEDSGNREQETGNESRQSETKS; this is encoded by the coding sequence GTGAAGCTCATCGCGGGTCTCGGCAACCCGGGACCGCGCTATCAGGACACGTATCACAATGTCGGCTTCGCCGTCGTGGACGAGCTCGCCCGGCGCCATGGCGTGCGGTTCGAAGGCGCACCGGCCGACGCCCTGATGGCACGAGTGCGGCAGCTCGGTGATGGCCTGTTGCTCGTCAAGCCGTTGACGTACATGAATCTCAGTGGTGTGGCCGTCGGCGAGCTTCAGCGCTACTACAAGGTAGCCCCGCAGGACGTACTGATTGTGCTCGACGAGGTGGCGCTCCCGCTTGGCCGGTTGCGGGTACGCGCGGCCGGATCCGCGGGGGGGCACAACGGCCTCGAATCGGTCGTCAACGCGCTTGGCACGACGGCAGTGCCACGGCTGCGCATTGGAATCGGACGAGGTGACCCGCGCCGCGATCTCGTCGACCGGGTGTTGTCGAGGGTGGCGACCGAAGAGCGCGTGCTGCTCACTGACGCCATTGGACGAGCCGCCGATGCCGCTGAGGTATTCGTGCTCGACGGCGTCGAGCACGCCATGAATCGGTATAACTCCGGAATCGGGATTCAGGATTCAGGAATCGAGGATTCGGGAAACAGGGAACAGGAAACAGGAAACGAGAGTCGGCAATCAGAAACCAAGAGCTAG
- a CDS encoding 50S ribosomal protein L9 → MTEIILTERIDHLGQAGEVVNVADGYARNYLLPRKLALPVTDANRRQIDHMKKLAAAREAEEQAMAESFASRLAQLELVFVRRVGETEQLYGSVTSTDIAEALAERQLTVDRRKIQLGEPIKQLGELAVPVKLHREVTAQVKVVVVKDEGSQAG, encoded by the coding sequence ATGACTGAAATCATTCTCACCGAGCGCATCGACCACCTCGGCCAAGCGGGTGAGGTGGTCAACGTCGCCGATGGTTACGCGCGCAATTACCTGTTGCCACGCAAGCTCGCGCTGCCGGTGACCGACGCCAACCGGCGTCAGATCGATCACATGAAGAAGCTTGCCGCAGCACGAGAGGCGGAAGAGCAGGCGATGGCCGAAAGCTTTGCGTCTCGTCTGGCGCAGCTCGAGCTCGTGTTCGTGCGGCGCGTTGGCGAGACCGAGCAACTCTACGGCTCGGTCACCTCCACCGACATCGCCGAGGCTCTTGCCGAGCGACAGCTCACGGTCGACCGACGGAAGATTCAGTTGGGCGAGCCAATCAAGCAGCTTGGTGAGCTCGCCGTTCCGGTAAAGCTCCATCGGGAAGTCACCGCCCAGGTCAAGGTCGTCGTCGTCAAGGACGAAGGATCGCAGGCAGGGTGA
- the dnaB gene encoding replicative DNA helicase, with protein MDAATLDRTLPHNLEAERSVLGAVLLRNEAINQAVELLRPEDFFREAHRRVFERMIHLSERALAIDPVTLANELDRGGDLQEVGGPAYLMRLIDGVPRSTNIEYYARIVKEKSVLRRLIFASNAILQEAYDAERDASEILDDAERRIFEIADNRLGTGFVPLRELVHGSFATLEKLQSQKGLLTGVPSGFTDLDEMTAGFQPSDLIIIAARPSMGKTSLVLNIAQHVGTKSDMTVGFFSLEMSKEALFTRLLTSEARIDAHRFRTGHLAEKDWAMLAQAVNTLADARVFLDDTAAIGVLEMRAKARRLKAEHGLHLLVVDYIQLMQSRGRFDNRQQELSQISRSLKGLAKELDVPILALSQLSRAPEARSDRRPQLSDLRESGALEQDADLVVFIYREEFYERENTPQEEQGIAEIIVGKQRNGPTGRVKLAFIKELTRFENLEWRSP; from the coding sequence ATGGACGCTGCCACGCTCGACCGCACCTTGCCGCACAATCTCGAAGCGGAGCGTTCTGTGCTCGGTGCGGTGCTGTTACGCAACGAGGCAATCAACCAGGCGGTCGAGCTGTTGCGACCGGAAGATTTCTTCCGCGAAGCGCATCGCCGCGTCTTCGAGCGGATGATTCATCTGAGCGAGCGGGCCCTCGCCATCGATCCAGTGACGCTCGCCAATGAGCTGGACAGAGGCGGTGACCTCCAGGAAGTCGGGGGGCCGGCATACCTGATGCGGCTCATCGACGGTGTGCCGCGCTCGACCAACATCGAGTATTACGCGCGCATCGTCAAAGAAAAATCGGTCCTTCGCCGGCTGATCTTTGCCTCGAACGCGATCCTGCAGGAGGCCTACGACGCCGAGCGGGATGCAAGCGAGATCCTCGATGATGCCGAGCGCCGGATCTTCGAGATTGCGGACAACCGACTGGGGACCGGCTTCGTGCCGCTGCGCGAGCTCGTGCACGGCAGCTTCGCCACGCTCGAGAAGCTGCAGTCGCAGAAGGGCCTGCTGACCGGTGTGCCCAGCGGCTTCACCGACCTGGACGAGATGACCGCCGGCTTCCAACCGTCGGATCTCATCATCATCGCAGCGCGACCCTCCATGGGAAAGACCAGCCTGGTGCTGAACATCGCGCAGCACGTAGGCACGAAGAGCGACATGACCGTGGGCTTCTTCAGCCTGGAGATGTCGAAGGAGGCCCTCTTCACGCGGCTGTTGACGTCAGAGGCCCGGATCGACGCGCATCGGTTTCGTACGGGCCACCTGGCCGAGAAGGATTGGGCGATGCTCGCGCAGGCGGTCAATACGCTGGCTGATGCGCGCGTGTTCCTCGATGACACGGCAGCGATCGGCGTGCTCGAAATGCGCGCGAAGGCCCGACGCCTGAAAGCAGAGCATGGCTTGCACCTGCTCGTCGTCGACTACATTCAACTGATGCAGTCACGCGGGCGCTTCGACAACCGGCAGCAGGAGCTCTCACAGATCTCACGATCGCTCAAAGGCCTGGCCAAAGAGCTCGATGTGCCCATCCTGGCCCTGTCACAGCTCTCGCGTGCGCCGGAGGCGCGATCGGATCGACGGCCGCAGCTCTCCGATCTCCGTGAGTCCGGGGCGCTCGAGCAGGATGCGGATCTCGTCGTGTTCATTTATCGCGAGGAGTTCTACGAGCGCGAGAACACACCGCAAGAGGAGCAGGGCATCGCAGAGATCATCGTCGGCAAGCAACGCAACGGACCCACGGGCCGCGTGAAGCTCGCGTTCATCAAAGAGCTGACACGCTTCGAGAATCTCGAGTGGAGGTCACCATAG
- the ispE gene encoding 4-(cytidine 5'-diphospho)-2-C-methyl-D-erythritol kinase, whose amino-acid sequence MATPPLIVRAHAKVNLDFRILGARSDGYHEVSTVLQSLALGDEIELHEREGPFTLTCDEPSVAADATNLVWRAAARLGAALGLSLDGLAVGLRKRIPARAGLGGGSADAGAILRLLAQRWRVAPDDPVLPGVAGELGADVPFFLVGGTALATGRGDLIQPLADLPEHQVLVVLPPFGISTQDAYTWLDAASIPPHEDASDARAEGRAYALPELVGPTFRLGSSTAGPAWSRLLPQLRNDLEAIVTARHPEIGTAVGALRAAGALLAIMTGSGSAVVGLFRADADMEEACRSLGPTVSRPGWRLLRTKTIGRQTYEASLLAETS is encoded by the coding sequence ATGGCGACCCCTCCCTTGATCGTCCGGGCGCACGCGAAGGTCAACCTCGATTTCCGGATCCTCGGAGCTCGATCGGACGGGTATCACGAGGTGAGCACCGTGCTCCAATCGCTTGCCCTCGGAGACGAGATCGAATTGCACGAGCGGGAGGGGCCATTCACCTTGACCTGCGACGAGCCAAGCGTTGCCGCGGACGCCACGAATCTGGTCTGGCGCGCGGCGGCACGGCTTGGTGCAGCGCTCGGTCTGTCGCTCGACGGCCTGGCCGTTGGGCTCCGAAAGCGCATCCCTGCGCGAGCAGGCCTCGGGGGTGGGAGCGCTGATGCGGGTGCGATCTTGCGACTGCTTGCCCAGAGGTGGCGTGTGGCGCCGGACGACCCGGTGCTCCCAGGTGTCGCGGGAGAGCTCGGGGCGGATGTGCCGTTCTTTCTCGTGGGCGGCACCGCGCTCGCGACGGGGCGAGGGGATCTCATCCAGCCGCTTGCCGACCTTCCCGAGCACCAGGTGCTCGTGGTGCTGCCGCCATTTGGCATATCGACCCAGGACGCGTATACGTGGCTCGACGCGGCATCGATACCGCCGCACGAGGACGCCTCCGACGCCCGAGCTGAAGGTCGGGCCTACGCCCTCCCCGAGCTTGTAGGCCCGACCTTCAGGTTGGGCTCCAGCACTGCAGGTCCGGCGTGGAGCAGGCTCTTGCCGCAGCTGCGAAACGACCTGGAGGCCATCGTTACGGCGCGGCATCCGGAGATTGGCACGGCCGTGGGCGCGCTCCGCGCCGCGGGCGCCCTCCTCGCGATCATGACGGGAAGCGGCTCGGCGGTCGTCGGCCTGTTTCGAGCCGACGCGGACATGGAGGAGGCCTGCCGGTCGCTCGGGCCGACCGTCAGCCGCCCCGGCTGGCGATTGCTCCGCACGAAGACCATCGGTCGGCAGACTTACGAGGCCAGTCTCCTCGCCGAGACGTCCTGA
- a CDS encoding MBL fold metallo-hydrolase: MIFKRFYLDCLAHASYLIGDEQTRTAAVVDPRRDVDAYLEEAERDRLLIRHVFLTHFHADFIAGHLELRDRTGARIYLGTSARAEYTYTAMKEGDALEFGQVRMHVLETPGHTAESISILVFDLERDATRPYAVLTGDTLFIDEVGRPDLRASLGWSATDLGRLLYESLHAKLLPLPDETLVYPAHGAGSLCGRSISQEATATIADQRRSNYALQPMSREQFVTLVTADQPDAPPYFTYDAILNAKERPTLDAILQRVLTPLSLAQVVKMSSESDAQLLDVREPADFAQGHLAGSINVALSGQYATWAGTVLAYDRPIIIIGDPGREEEAATRLGRIGFDAVAGYLDGGMQALEARPDLIVRTQRATAAVIAEDLDSLTPPLVLDVRTALEWQKQHIRGSLNVPLSQLQARMDTLPRNRRLVIHCASGYRSSIAVSSLERHGFEHLVELAGGMAAWEAAQLPVEKTGTAPVLRKT; this comes from the coding sequence ATGATCTTCAAGCGGTTTTACCTCGACTGCCTGGCGCACGCGTCGTATCTCATCGGTGATGAGCAGACGCGCACGGCCGCCGTCGTCGATCCTCGGCGGGACGTCGACGCATATCTCGAGGAAGCGGAGCGCGATCGCCTCCTGATCCGCCACGTATTCCTGACTCACTTCCACGCTGACTTCATCGCAGGTCACCTGGAGCTTCGCGATCGCACCGGAGCCAGGATCTATCTGGGCACGTCGGCTCGTGCCGAATACACCTACACGGCAATGAAGGAGGGCGATGCGCTCGAGTTCGGCCAGGTGCGCATGCACGTGCTGGAAACACCTGGACACACCGCGGAATCGATCTCGATTCTCGTGTTCGATCTCGAGCGCGATGCCACCCGGCCATATGCGGTGCTCACGGGCGACACGCTGTTCATCGACGAGGTGGGCCGCCCGGACCTGCGTGCTTCTCTGGGGTGGTCCGCAACCGATCTCGGACGGCTGTTGTACGAGTCGCTGCACGCGAAGCTCCTGCCGCTGCCGGACGAGACGCTGGTGTATCCGGCGCACGGCGCAGGATCACTGTGTGGGAGGAGCATCAGCCAGGAGGCGACCGCGACGATCGCGGACCAGCGGCGGTCGAACTACGCGCTTCAGCCGATGTCGCGGGAGCAGTTCGTGACGCTCGTCACGGCCGATCAGCCAGACGCGCCGCCGTATTTCACATACGATGCGATCCTGAACGCGAAAGAGCGGCCGACGCTCGACGCGATCTTGCAGCGCGTGCTGACACCACTCTCGCTGGCGCAGGTGGTGAAGATGTCCAGCGAGAGCGACGCCCAACTGCTCGACGTTCGCGAGCCAGCCGATTTCGCCCAAGGTCACCTGGCCGGCAGTATCAACGTTGCGCTCAGTGGACAGTATGCGACCTGGGCCGGCACGGTGCTGGCCTACGATCGGCCGATCATCATCATTGGCGACCCAGGACGCGAAGAAGAGGCCGCGACGAGGCTCGGACGGATTGGCTTCGATGCTGTCGCCGGCTATCTCGACGGCGGCATGCAGGCGCTCGAGGCACGGCCTGACCTGATCGTTCGAACCCAACGTGCGACTGCCGCCGTGATTGCGGAGGACCTGGATTCCCTGACACCGCCTCTCGTGTTGGATGTTCGGACCGCATTAGAGTGGCAAAAACAACATATACGAGGCAGCCTGAACGTGCCGCTGAGTCAGCTCCAGGCACGGATGGACACGCTGCCTCGCAATCGCCGGCTCGTCATTCACTGCGCGAGCGGATATCGCTCTTCAATTGCCGTGAGCTCGCTCGAGCGTCACGGATTCGAACACTTGGTCGAGCTGGCCGGAGGCATGGCCGCGTGGGAGGCGGCACAGCTGCCGGTAGAGAAAACGGGGACAGCCCCCGTTTTACGAAAGACGTAA
- the alr gene encoding alanine racemase translates to MEVTIAVRHTVARVDLTALQANYQTIRELTIDAARRSGRTAPEIIGVVKANAYGHGAVPVARALEAAGAPMLACADIDEGIELRESGVSVPILIFGALGISDLDGLFTYRLTPTISTPTAARNLQQAAEAHGERLHCQLKIDTGMNRLGFRYDNLRRTLPAIAQSRQLAIDAVYTHFATADEPESEAFACQRERFEAARRLVTEVGLHPAKAHAANSAALLRDERIWYDAVRPGLLLYGVVPPPLATTLEIAPVLSLTSRIVAVKGLRPDEGVGYGLRYHARRPATMAVVPAGYADGLDRRLAGRAWVLVRGRRVPIVGAVSMDMISVDVTGLDVSPGDEVVILGRQEDERLDVREMAAAIGTIPYELLCRLGSRIDRVYH, encoded by the coding sequence GTGGAGGTCACCATAGCCGTCCGCCACACGGTGGCACGGGTCGACCTGACCGCGCTCCAGGCCAACTACCAGACGATTAGGGAGCTGACAATTGACGCGGCGCGGCGGTCGGGACGCACGGCCCCCGAGATCATCGGCGTCGTCAAGGCCAATGCGTACGGGCACGGGGCGGTGCCGGTGGCACGGGCACTCGAAGCCGCCGGCGCTCCCATGCTCGCCTGTGCCGACATCGACGAGGGAATCGAGCTGCGGGAGAGCGGCGTGAGCGTGCCGATCCTGATCTTTGGCGCGCTTGGTATCAGTGATCTCGACGGGCTCTTCACGTACCGGCTGACACCAACCATCTCGACGCCCACCGCTGCACGGAATCTCCAGCAAGCTGCAGAGGCACACGGCGAGCGGCTCCATTGCCAGCTCAAGATCGATACCGGAATGAACCGGCTCGGATTCCGATACGACAATCTCCGCCGCACGCTGCCGGCGATAGCCCAGAGCCGGCAGCTTGCGATCGACGCCGTCTACACGCACTTTGCCACGGCCGATGAGCCGGAGAGCGAGGCGTTTGCGTGCCAGCGCGAGCGATTCGAGGCGGCGCGCCGTCTCGTGACGGAGGTGGGGCTGCATCCGGCGAAGGCGCATGCCGCCAACAGCGCAGCGCTGCTGAGAGACGAGCGAATTTGGTACGATGCAGTCCGCCCAGGTCTGCTCTTGTACGGCGTGGTGCCACCGCCGCTTGCAACAACGCTCGAGATCGCGCCGGTGCTCTCCCTGACCAGTCGCATCGTCGCCGTCAAGGGCCTGCGCCCAGACGAGGGTGTGGGCTACGGCCTGCGATACCACGCTCGTCGGCCTGCCACCATGGCCGTCGTGCCGGCCGGCTATGCCGACGGCCTCGACCGACGCCTCGCGGGCCGGGCTTGGGTGCTCGTGCGCGGCCGCCGCGTCCCCATCGTTGGGGCCGTCTCCATGGACATGATCAGCGTCGACGTCACTGGTCTGGATGTTTCGCCGGGAGACGAGGTCGTCATCCTCGGGCGCCAGGAGGATGAGCGCCTCGACGTGCGTGAGATGGCGGCGGCCATTGGTACGATCCCCTACGAGCTCCTCTGTCGCTTGGGTAGCCGAATCGATCGGGTCTACCATTGA